One Panicum virgatum strain AP13 chromosome 9K, P.virgatum_v5, whole genome shotgun sequence genomic region harbors:
- the LOC120649515 gene encoding putative phosphatidylglycerol/phosphatidylinositol transfer protein DDB_G0282179 isoform X1, with amino-acid sequence MPLTGCSRGKTRNGGLHVDPNAREAYIMAWIKVFQNSNEKGRDYPVTVSGVEVVPDPVVRGEPATFKISASTDKNITTGKLVIDVAYFIFHVHSETHNFCDETSCPATGEFVLASQQTLPSFTPPGSYSLTMKLLGDSNAELTCISFGFSIGFVTPNAII; translated from the exons ATGCCGCTAACCGGCTGCTCCAGGGGCAAGACCAGAAACGGTGGCCTGCATGTGGATCCAAACGCTCGAGAAGCATACATAATGGCATGgatcaaagtttttcaaaataGCAATG AGAAGGGGCGGGACTACCCGGTGACGGTGAGCGGTGTGGAGGTCGTCCCCGATCCCGTCGTCAGGGGCGAGCCGGCTACCTTCAAGATCTCTGCCTCCACAG ATAAAAACATCACTACAGGGAAGCTAGTGATAGATGTTGCATACTTCATCTTCCACGTTCATTCAGAAACTCACAACTTCTGTGATGAGACCTCTTGCCCAGCAACTGGTGAATTCGTGCTGGCTAGCCAACAGACATTGCCATCATTCACCCCGCCA GGTTCTTACAGTCTCACCATGAAGCTTCTGGGAGACAGCAACGCTGAACTGACCTGCATCTCATTTGGGTTCAGCATAGGGTTTGTTACACCTAATGCCATTATCTAA
- the LOC120649516 gene encoding putative RING-H2 finger protein ATL71, translating to MSTGGTPPVGLTPGDGNSVGMFSSDRIGGFGYGVGVSVGILLLITTITLASYFCTRAPVTAADAAGEPPSRRRGGRRGGGGGDGGEEAHDVELGIDEATLKGYPEVVYGEAKREAKAKKGTTCTCCSICLDNYGDGDVLRKLPECGHLFHRECVDPWLRQHPTCPVCRTSPMPSPMPTPLAEITPLAMARMSS from the coding sequence ATGAGCACCGGCGGCACGCCGCCCGTGGGGCTGACTCCGGGCGACGGCAACTCCGTGGGCATGTTCAGCTCCGACCGCATCGGCGGCTTCGGCTACGGCGTCGGCGTCTCCGTCggcatcctcctcctcatcaCCACCATCACGCTCGCCTCCTACTTCTGCACCCGCGCGCCCGTCACGGCCGCCGACGCGGCGGGGGAACCCCCgtcccggcgccgcggcggccgacgaggcggaggcggaggcgacggcggcgaagaGGCGCACGACGTCGAGCTCGGCATCGACGAGGCCACTCTCAAGGGGTACCCGGAGGTGGTGTACGGCGAGGCCAAGAGGGAGGCCAAGGCCAAGAAGGGCACGACGTGCACGTGCTGCTCCATATGCCTGGACAactacggcgacggcgacgtcctCCGGAAGCTGCCGGAGTGCGGCCACCTGTTCCACCGGGAGTGCGTCGACCCGTGGCTCCGGCAGCACCCGACGTGCCCCGTGTGCCGGACGTCGCCGATGCCGAGCCCCATGCCGACGCCGCTCGCCGAGATCACGCCGTTGGCAATGGCCAGGATGTCATCATGA
- the LOC120649515 gene encoding putative phosphatidylglycerol/phosphatidylinositol transfer protein DDB_G0282179 isoform X2, translated as MATKQHFQFLLLAAAAMLLLLPSGSTATAVEYCKKGRDYPVTVSGVEVVPDPVVRGEPATFKISASTDKNITTGKLVIDVAYFIFHVHSETHNFCDETSCPATGEFVLASQQTLPSFTPPGSYSLTMKLLGDSNAELTCISFGFSIGFVTPNAII; from the exons ATGGCGACCAAGCAGCACTTCCagttcctcctcctcgccgcggcggcgatgctcctcctcctcccctccggtTCCACAGCCACTGCCGTCGAGTACTGCA AGAAGGGGCGGGACTACCCGGTGACGGTGAGCGGTGTGGAGGTCGTCCCCGATCCCGTCGTCAGGGGCGAGCCGGCTACCTTCAAGATCTCTGCCTCCACAG ATAAAAACATCACTACAGGGAAGCTAGTGATAGATGTTGCATACTTCATCTTCCACGTTCATTCAGAAACTCACAACTTCTGTGATGAGACCTCTTGCCCAGCAACTGGTGAATTCGTGCTGGCTAGCCAACAGACATTGCCATCATTCACCCCGCCA GGTTCTTACAGTCTCACCATGAAGCTTCTGGGAGACAGCAACGCTGAACTGACCTGCATCTCATTTGGGTTCAGCATAGGGTTTGTTACACCTAATGCCATTATCTAA
- the LOC120649517 gene encoding ATP-dependent DNA helicase PIF1-like, whose product MRAQRARNPLVMTNRQCFEALDRSFKDILSEKDNQLEAIPFGGKVVVLGGDPKQILPVIENASKAQIINASIFRSYLWKYVTKIYLHENMRLQKIKSNSLEYKELSDFNDWILRIGNGSEKINNISETKEDPDSNIVEIPQDLLLYTTRNKIKALVDSTYPDFLNNYSNLEYIKNRAILATTNDIVEEINNYMVDFIPNSEKEYFSADSTSKCMDAINDAHILYPTEYLNTLNANNFPAHRLKLKIGVPIMLLRNLNQSLGLCNGTRLIITNLADYIIEAVIITGTHIGDKVYIPRINLTTKGSHWPFVLCRHQFPIKICYSMTINKSQRQTLTNVGLYLKKPVFSHGQLYVAISRVNNKKGLKILIENNDGSCGNTTTNIVFREILEMV is encoded by the coding sequence ATGCGCGCGCAACGCGCGCGCAATCCACTAGTAATGACAAATAGACAATGCTTTGAGGCTCTTGATAGGTCATTTAAGGATATCTTATCTGAAAAAGATAACCAACTAGAAGCCATACCATTTGGAGGAAAAGTAGTTGTCCTAGGAGGAGATCCAAAGCAAATATTACCAGTAATAGAAAATGCTTCAAAGGCACAAATTATAAATGCATCAATATTTCGATCATACCTATGGAAGTATGTTACAAAGATATATTTGCATGAAAATATGCGTTTACAGAAAATTAAAAGCAACAGTCTTGAATATAAAGAACTGAGTGATTTCAATGATTGGATACTTCGAATCGGAAATGgatctgagaaaataaataacataTCAGAAACTAAAGAGGACCCTGATAGTAATATAGTTGAAATACCTCAAGATTTATTGTTGTATACAacaagaaataaaataaaggcCTTGGTTGACTCTACATATCCAGACTTTCTTAATAACTACAGCAATCTAGAATATATTAAAAATAGAGCGATTTTAGCTACAACGAATGATATAGTTGAAGAGATTAATAATTACATGGTTGACTTCATACCAAATTCTGAAAAAGAATATTTTAGTGCAGATTCAACATCTAAATGTATGGACGCTATTAATGATGCTCATATACTTTATCCAACTGAATATCTAAATACTCTAAATGCTAATAATTTCCCAGCACATAGACTAAAACTTAAAATTGGCGTTCCTATAATGCTACTTCGAAATCTAAATCAAAGCCTTGGACTATGTAATGGAACTAGACTTATAATAACAAACCTAGCAGACTATATTATTGAAGCAGTTATTATAACAGGAACTCACATAGGTGACAAGGTATATATTCCTAGAATAAATCTTACTACAAAAGGTTCTCACTGGCCATTTGTATTGTGCCGACATCAATTCCCAATAAAAATATGTTATTCTATGACTATAAATAAAAGCCAACGACAAACACTTACAAATGTTGGACTTTACCTAAAAAAGCCAGTTTTCTCACATGGCCAATTATATGTTGCAATCTCAAGAGTGAACAACAAAAAAGGCCTGAAAATATTAATTGAGAACAATGATGGTTCTTGCGGAAATACAACTACAAATATTGTATttagagaaattttagaaatgGTCTAG